TTTTGTACCGACGTTTTACCCTTATTCTTATGAGCAGCAGCTTGGCCTCATACAAGGCCAGACTGTTGATTCCTCTTATCTTAATTTAAAGCCGTTTGAATACGGTGCGACCGAACAAGCGAAGATTGCGGCCGGTGAGAAAGTATTTCCGCACATCTTCGGAACCGATTCCGCGGGCAGAGATTATGCCATCCGCGTCGTTTACGGCGCTAGGGTTTCATTGTTAGTCGGCTTCTTTGCCAGTATCATCGTTTTGATCATCGGTGTCACCTACGGCTCCATCTCGGGATATTTCGGCGGTCGGTTGGATTTATATATGATGCGTATCGTCGATATCATCTATTCTCTGCCCGATCTGCTGATGATCATTCTGCTTTCGGTGGTATTGAAATTAGTTCTTGAACCTGTGATTCAAGGCACCTCGCTTTCAAAATTGGGAACCGGCATGATCAGTATCTTCATCGTATTTGCATTATTGTATTGGGTGAGCATGGCTCGTTTGATCCGCGGTCAAATCCTCTCGATTAAACAGGAGGAATTCGTTCTTACAGCCAAATCCATCGGCGCGAGTTCTAACCGGATTATCCGCAAACATATCCTGCCCAATTGTATCAGCATCATCATCATTACAACCGCTTTACAAATTCCTTCCGCTATTTTCACTGAAAGCTTCCTCAGTTTCCTGGGCCTCGGAGTCTCGATTCCGATGCCGAGTTTGGGATCGCTTGCATCCGATGCGCTGACCGGTATCTACAGCTACGCTTATCGTTTAGTCATCCCGGCTGTTTTCATTTGTTTGATCGTGCTCTCACTGAATCTGCTCGGAGACGGATTGCGCGATGCCTTTGACCCGAAACTGAAAAATCGATGAGAAAGGCGGCGTAAATAAAATGAGATTATTGGAAGTAAGAAATTTAAAGACATCATTTTACACCTCTTCCGGTGAGGTCAGAGCCGTCAACGGCGTCTCTTTCAATTTGGATGAAGGTAAAGTACTCGGAATCGTGGGCGAATCCGGTTCCGGCAAAAGTGTAACTGCTTATTCTGTCCTTCAGATTTTGACGCATCCCGGTAAAATTGTTGACGGCAGTATAAAATTCAAAGGGCAGGAATTGGTCGGCGCCGGCGAAAAGGTTATGAGTGCGATTCGCGGCAATAAAATCAGCATTATCTTCCAAGACCCAATGACCAGCCTCAATCCGGTGTTTTCGATCGGAAATCAACTGATGGAAGCCATCATGCTGCATACCAACCGAGATCAAAAACAGGCGAAGGAAAGAGCCGTCGAGATGCTCTCTCTTGTCGGCGTCAGCGAACCGAAAAAGAGAATGAATCAATATCCGCATGAGTTTTCGGGAGGCATGCGCCAGCGCGTTATGATTGCCATGGCGCTTGCTTGTGAGCCGGATATCTTGATTGCCGACGAACCGACAACCGCGCTTGACGTAACCATTCAGGCTCAGATTCTTGAACTGATGAAAGACCTCCAAAAAAAGATGGGTATGGCGATCATTTTAATCACACATGATCTCGGTGTAATTGCCGATATGTGTGACGAGGTCATCGTCATGTATGCGGGACAGTTCTGTGAACGCGGTACCGCCGATGAAATTTTCTATAATCCGCAGCACGAATATACCAAAGGCTTGATTCGCTCTATTCCTACCGTTTCCGATAAAAGAGAGCGTTTAAAGCCGATCGGAGGTTCTCCGATTGATTTGCTCAATATGCCTTCAGGCTGTCCGTTTTCACCCCGATGCGATAATGCAATGAAAATCTGTCTCAAAGAAAACGCCCGTGAGATCGTCATTAACGAAAAACATATCTCAAGGTGCTGGTTTAATATTAAAAAAAGTATTGATGAAGGTATCCTCACACCGGACCAGATAAAGGAGCTGAATTTAAATGATTAAAGAAAACACACTGCTGGAAGTAAATCATTTAAAGCAGTATTTTGATATCCCGACCGGATTTTTCGGCTCGATTCCGCTGAAAGCGGTTGATGACGTCTCTTTTTCTATCAAAGAAGGCGAGACCCTTGGTTTGGTCGGAGAATCCGGCTGCGGAAAAACTACCGTCGGCCGCACGCTGCTGCGGCTTTATAAACCTACCGGCGGAGAGATTGTCTTTAACGGAAAGAAAATCGAAGGTAAGAGATCGATTCAGGAGATACGTAAAAAAGCGCAGATGGTCTTTCAGGACCCCTACTCTTCCCTTGATCCTCGCATGACTATCGGAGACATCATCGGAGAACCGCTTGACGTTCATAAGCTCTATTCATCGAAGAAAGAGCGCCAGGAAAAAATCATGAACCTGATGGATATCGTCGGGCTTTGTTGCGAACACACCACCCGTTACGCGCACGAATTTTCAGGCGGACAGCGGCAGCGCATCGGTATCGCCCGTGCTTTGGCCGTTGATCCCAAATTCATCGTCTGCGATGAACCCGTCTCTGCCCTTGACGTTTCAATTCAGGCGCAGATCATCAATATGTTTGAAGAGCTTCAAAAGAAATTAAATTTGACCTATCTCTTCATCGCGCATGACCTATTGGTTGTCAAACATATTTCTAACCGAATTGCCGTTATGTATCTCGGCAAAATCGTTGAAGTCGCTCCGGCAAACGAACTGTATAACAAACCGCTGCATCCTTATACGGTTTCTTTGCTTTCTGCGGTTCCGATTCCCGACCCAAATTACGCGCGCTCGCATAAGCGCATCACGCTTGAAGGAGATGTCCCGAGCCCGCTCCATATGCCGAGCGGCTGCCCGTTCAGAACCAGATGCCCGAAAGCGACAAAAGAATGCGCCGAAAACGCACCGAATCTGAGAGAAATTTCACCAAATCATTACGTTTCCTGCTTGCATATTTAAAACAATTGGTGTATGATGTCTTACATATTTATTAACCGGAACTCGGTTAATTTAATATGAAATCTAAATGGAGGGGAAAAAATGAAAAAGACATTAAGCATTCTGCTGACGCTGCTCATGGTGTTTGGTCTTACAATCGGCTGCGCGCCGAAAGCACCGACCGAAATGACCGTTTGTGTCGGTCCCTATCCCGATACGATCGATCCGGCTCTGAACAGCGCGGTAGACGGCGCCACCTATATCATCCACGCCTTTTCCGGTTTGGTAGGATATAGACAGGACGCTAACGGCAAACTGGAACTCTTTGCCGACTGTGCAAAGGAGCTTCCTACTGCGACCGCCACTGCCGACGGTAAGGTACAATACGTATTCACACTCAAAGACGGCCTCAAATGGAGCGATGGCAGCGATCTGACTGCCGCTGATTTCATCTATGCGTGGAACAGAGCTGTTTCTCCGGTCACCGGAGCTGACTATGGCTATATGTTCGACGTCATCGACGGTTATTCGGCGATCATGGATGCTTTCACGCCGGCCAATGATGCACAGGCGATTGCAGATGAAGCTGCGGCAGCTCTTGAAGCTGCTAAAGGCACCGCAAATGAAGCTGCTGCGCAAGCTGCATCCGATAAAGCTGCGGCAGATGCCGAAACAGCATATGCAGCCTCGGTAACGGCGGCGGCAGCGCTTTCTCTGAACGTCACAGCGTCCGAAGACGGAAAAACATTGACCGTGGTACTTCCGGTTGATGTCCCCTACTTCATCGAGCTCTGCGCGTTCCCGGCCTATATGCCTGTCAAGAAATCCGTTGTCGAAGGCAACGAGAGCTGGGCGACAGCTGCCGAAACCTACATCAGCAACGGTCCGTACAAAGTGACCGAATTCTCCCAGGCGCAATTGGTCATGGAGAAGAACGAAAACTACTACAATGCCAAAGCAATCGTCACCGATAAGCTGGTTTTCCCGTTCAATGATGATGACAGCTCTCTGCTTGCCAACTATCAGAGCGGCGCTTACCTGTTCATTGACTCGGTCCCGAACAACGAGATCGAAAATTTGAAGACGACTTATCCGAACGATTTCAAAGTTACCGGTCAGCTTGGAACATATTATGTATGCTTCAACGTCAATGACACCGCACTTTCTGTATTCACTCCCGAAGAAGCCGTGAAAATCAGAACCGCGATGTCACTGTTGATCGACAGAAATTACATCGTCACCAATATCGGTAAAGCCGGTCAGGTTCCGGCCGCCGGATTTGTGGCAATGGGTCTCACCGAACCGGATGGTTCCGAATACATCTCCAAGAACGGTCCTGCCGGCGACGGTAAAGGTTATTACAGCGTTGCCGCCGCGGATTACACCGCCAACTGCGATAAGGCAATCGCGCTCTTCAAAGAAGTCGCGGCCTCTTCCAAGAAGTTCACCGTGGGCGCCGACAACAAGCTCGTCGGATTCCCCGAGCTCACTTATATCTTTAATAACGGCTCCGGTCACCAAGCCATTGCGGAATATCTGCAGGGTCTTTATGCCGGATACGGCCTCACAATGAACGTCACCTCCCAGGAATGGGGCACCTTCCTCAACACCCGTAAGGACGGCAACTATTCCGTGGCCAGAAACGGCTGGCTGGGCGACTACAACGATCCGATCTCCTTCCTCGACATGTGGACGACCAAGAGCGGCAACAACGACTGCCAGTTCGGCAAGGGCGCATTTGAAACCTATGCCGGCTACAGTTACGATGATAAGACCGGTTTGACATGGGCACAGTCCTATGACGCTTTGATCGCTCAGGTCAAGGCCTCCAAGGATAAGGTCGAGCGTTTCGCACTGATGCACAAAGCCGAAAACGTGCTGATGAGCACCGGCGCTATCTGCCCGCTCTACTACTACACCGACATCTTCATGATCAGTCCGACCATCAAGGGCTTCTTCTCGAGCCCGCTCGGATTCAAGTACTTCATGTATGCATCGGTTGAAGCCGATACCGCTGCGAAATAAGCAGTACCGATTTTAATCAAAACAAAGACAAAGCGGCCGGGAAACCGGCCGCTTGTTTTTGCTTTATTCCATTTTACTTAATCATGTTCAGGAAGTGCTGATGCACGGTAGTATCGTTGGTGAGCTCGGGGTGGAAAGCGGTAACGAGTTGACTGCCCTGCTGCGCGGCTACGATTTTGTGATCGACGACCGAAAGAATTTTTGTGCTACTTTCGATCGATTTGATATACGGCGCGCGGATAAACGTCATTGCGATCGGTTTTCCGCCGAATTCCGAAACCGTATTAAAGCTTCCGAGTTGACGTCCGTATGCGTTTCGAACGACGGTGATGTCCATAGTCCCAAGGTGCGAAACGGGTTTGTTGTCGATTTTTTTGGCGAGCAGGATCATTCCGGCGCAGGTTCCGAAGACCGGCAGACCGTTTCGAATCAAATCACGTATCGGGTTCATCATGTCCAAATCGACGAACAGCTTTCCCATCGTGGTGCTCTCGCCGCCGGGAAGGATCAGCCCGTCGAAAGGCCGATTCAAGTCGCTTTTTTTGCGGATCTCGAAGCTTTCTGCGCCGAGCTTCTCAAGCATCTGACGGTGTTCGAGAAAAGCGCCCTGAAAAGCCAGAATTGCTACGACCATTTATTTGCCACGCTCCGCCATCAGCAGTTCGATCTCGCCCTCGTTGATGCCGACCATGGCTTCGCCGAGGTCTTCGGAGAGTTCGGCGATGATTTTCGGATCGTTGTAGTTCGTGACGGCCTTGACGATGGCTGCGGCGCGTTTTGCGGGGTTGCCCGACTTGAAGATACCCGAGCCGACAAAAACGCCCTCCGCGCCCAACTGCATCATCAGCGCGGCATCGGCGGGAGTTGCGACGCCGCCCGCGGCGAAGTTCACAACCGGCAGCTTGCCGTTTTGGCTGAC
This window of the Oscillospiraceae bacterium genome carries:
- a CDS encoding ABC transporter permease, encoding MNEKDKILKKNPLSFQLDLSKFEPATDEEKLQQVKMRERTTFLRDGLRRLWKNKIAMTCLFILAVILIIVIFVPTFYPYSYEQQLGLIQGQTVDSSYLNLKPFEYGATEQAKIAAGEKVFPHIFGTDSAGRDYAIRVVYGARVSLLVGFFASIIVLIIGVTYGSISGYFGGRLDLYMMRIVDIIYSLPDLLMIILLSVVLKLVLEPVIQGTSLSKLGTGMISIFIVFALLYWVSMARLIRGQILSIKQEEFVLTAKSIGASSNRIIRKHILPNCISIIIITTALQIPSAIFTESFLSFLGLGVSIPMPSLGSLASDALTGIYSYAYRLVIPAVFICLIVLSLNLLGDGLRDAFDPKLKNR
- a CDS encoding ABC transporter ATP-binding protein, translating into MRLLEVRNLKTSFYTSSGEVRAVNGVSFNLDEGKVLGIVGESGSGKSVTAYSVLQILTHPGKIVDGSIKFKGQELVGAGEKVMSAIRGNKISIIFQDPMTSLNPVFSIGNQLMEAIMLHTNRDQKQAKERAVEMLSLVGVSEPKKRMNQYPHEFSGGMRQRVMIAMALACEPDILIADEPTTALDVTIQAQILELMKDLQKKMGMAIILITHDLGVIADMCDEVIVMYAGQFCERGTADEIFYNPQHEYTKGLIRSIPTVSDKRERLKPIGGSPIDLLNMPSGCPFSPRCDNAMKICLKENAREIVINEKHISRCWFNIKKSIDEGILTPDQIKELNLND
- a CDS encoding ATP-binding cassette domain-containing protein, which codes for MIKENTLLEVNHLKQYFDIPTGFFGSIPLKAVDDVSFSIKEGETLGLVGESGCGKTTVGRTLLRLYKPTGGEIVFNGKKIEGKRSIQEIRKKAQMVFQDPYSSLDPRMTIGDIIGEPLDVHKLYSSKKERQEKIMNLMDIVGLCCEHTTRYAHEFSGGQRQRIGIARALAVDPKFIVCDEPVSALDVSIQAQIINMFEELQKKLNLTYLFIAHDLLVVKHISNRIAVMYLGKIVEVAPANELYNKPLHPYTVSLLSAVPIPDPNYARSHKRITLEGDVPSPLHMPSGCPFRTRCPKATKECAENAPNLREISPNHYVSCLHI
- a CDS encoding peptide ABC transporter substrate-binding protein, producing MKKTLSILLTLLMVFGLTIGCAPKAPTEMTVCVGPYPDTIDPALNSAVDGATYIIHAFSGLVGYRQDANGKLELFADCAKELPTATATADGKVQYVFTLKDGLKWSDGSDLTAADFIYAWNRAVSPVTGADYGYMFDVIDGYSAIMDAFTPANDAQAIADEAAAALEAAKGTANEAAAQAASDKAAADAETAYAASVTAAAALSLNVTASEDGKTLTVVLPVDVPYFIELCAFPAYMPVKKSVVEGNESWATAAETYISNGPYKVTEFSQAQLVMEKNENYYNAKAIVTDKLVFPFNDDDSSLLANYQSGAYLFIDSVPNNEIENLKTTYPNDFKVTGQLGTYYVCFNVNDTALSVFTPEEAVKIRTAMSLLIDRNYIVTNIGKAGQVPAAGFVAMGLTEPDGSEYISKNGPAGDGKGYYSVAAADYTANCDKAIALFKEVAASSKKFTVGADNKLVGFPELTYIFNNGSGHQAIAEYLQGLYAGYGLTMNVTSQEWGTFLNTRKDGNYSVARNGWLGDYNDPISFLDMWTTKSGNNDCQFGKGAFETYAGYSYDDKTGLTWAQSYDALIAQVKASKDKVERFALMHKAENVLMSTGAICPLYYYTDIFMISPTIKGFFSSPLGFKYFMYASVEADTAAK
- the pdxT gene encoding pyridoxal 5'-phosphate synthase glutaminase subunit PdxT, with protein sequence MVVAILAFQGAFLEHRQMLEKLGAESFEIRKKSDLNRPFDGLILPGGESTTMGKLFVDLDMMNPIRDLIRNGLPVFGTCAGMILLAKKIDNKPVSHLGTMDITVVRNAYGRQLGSFNTVSEFGGKPIAMTFIRAPYIKSIESSTKILSVVDHKIVAAQQGSQLVTAFHPELTNDTTVHQHFLNMIK